Genomic window (Persephonella sp.):
AATATATACACAAAATAGATTTTTCAACCCTGCAATATTCCATCTCTTAGAAATATTATCCTATCACAATATTCTGCCACTTCCCTGTCGTGGGTAGCAATGACCATAGTCACATTATTCTTCTTGTTCAGTTCTTTCAATAGTTCCATAACAACCTGTGTGTTAGCTGTGTCCAAATTTCCTGTAGGTTCATCAGCCAGAAGAACTGATGGATTGTTTACAACAGCCCTTGCTATTGCAACCCTCTGCTGTTCACCACCTGACATCTGGGAAGGTTTATGGTTTAGCCTATCTTTAAGACCCAGTTTTACTAATATTTTTTCAGCTTTTTCTCTTGCTCCTTTTTTATTATAAATTTGAACAGGTATCATAACATTTTCAAGTGCTGTAAATTCTGGAAGTAGATAATGGAACTGAAAAACAAACCCTATATTCACATTCCTGAACCTTGCCAGTTTTTTTTCTGACAGTGAAAAAATGTTCTGTTCCATTATAAAAACCTTACCTTCTGTAGGGATATCTATTCCTCCAAGTATATGTAGAAGCGTGCTTTTTCCTGATCCTGAAGGACCCATAAGGGCAATCATTTCCCCCTTACGAATATTCAGGGTTATACCCTTTAAAGCCTCAATATATGTGCCTTCCAGCAGGTATTTTTTTCGGAGATTTTCAGTTTTGATGATGCTACTCATACCTTAAGACCTCTGCAGGAATATCCTTAGATGCAAAGTATGCAGGAAGTATAGAAGAAATGAAGCATATGCTGATAGATGAAATAAAAACAGCCCCTATATCAAAAATTGATGTTTTCAGAGGAAGATACTCTATCATATATACTTCAGGATCAAGTTTAACAAGCTGATATGTATCTGCAAAGTATATAACAGTAAATCCTAAAAGTGTTCCAAAGACCGTACCTGATATTCCTATAAGCATGCCTTGCCATAAAAAAGTTTTTAGTATAAAACCACTGTCTGCTCCTATCGTTTTTAGAATAGCAATATCTTTTCTTTTTTCCCTTGCCTTTGTGATCAAAAGGCTTGAAACATTAAATGAGGCAACGAGAACAATTAGTGCTATTACCAGAAACATGGCAAGTTTTTCAAGCTGAAGTGCCTGAAAAAGACTTTTGTTTAGATCCATCCAAGTTCTTATAATGTATGGGTATGATATATATTCTTCAAGCTGTTTTTTTACAATGTCTGCTTTATATGGATCTTTAAGCTTTAACTGTATTCCAGTAACAGCTCCTTTCATATCAAAAAATTTCTGGGCTTCATCTATCTTCATCTGTATGTATGTTGAGTCGTACTCATACATACCAAAATCAACAATTCCGGCGACATATACCTTCTTGATTTTTGGAAGGTAACCAAGTGGTGTCTTCCTGCCAAAGGGAGACATTATTTTGAAAGAGTCTCCAACCCATACATCAAGAAAAACAGCAACATCTTTACCTATAAGAACATGGTTTTTCTTTTTTAGATCCTCATAATTTCCTGCGATCAGTTTTTGATTTACCTTCATTATATTTTTGTCCTTTTCAGGATCAACACCTCTAATGTTTACAGACTTAACATTCACTCCTTTTGAAGCAAGAGCCTGTGAATAAATGAAAGGCTGATATCCTTGTATATCTTTTATGCTAACAAAATATTCATAAAGGGATTTATACTCTGTAAAGGATCCTGTCATTTTGAAAATAACGATATGGGGAGAAGTCTCAAGAATTTTTTCCTTTAAACCCCACTGAAAACCACTCATCACAGCAAGAGTGATCAATAGAGCTGAAACTCCCACAGTTATACCTATAAAAGATATAACCGTCATAAAGGACAGAGCTTTTGATCTTAACGATAACAGATATTTTAGGGCAATTTTTATGTATAAAGGCATTCTGATTTATTCTCCTATCTCTTTAAAAAGTGATTCTATTATATCTGTCATTGATATTATCCCTTTTATTTCATTGTTTTCCACAACAGGAAGCCTCTTGATATTAAAATTTACCATCATTTTTGCTGCATATTTGATATCTATCTCACCTGAAATTGTTATTGCAGGCTTTACAGCAACGTCATAAACATTGAGAAGATCTATGTCCCCTTCCTCCATATAAATGGCTTTGAGAATACTGGTGTAAGTAATTATCCCATAAGCGTCATGAGAATGCTGTTTATCAACAATTAGAGCCTTGACGTCATTTTCTTTCATAATTTTAAGGGCTTCCTTTAAAGTTGCTGTAGGCTGAACAAGATAAACGTCTTTGCTCATAATATCTTTTACGACCATTTAAACCCTCCTAAATTTCTTCCTCTAATTCTTTTTGAAACTTTAAAACTTCTTCCCTGTTTATTCCTGTTAGATGTTCTAAAGGAATTGTGAAAGCTATTCCCCTATCTTCCTTTTCAAGCTCAAGTTCCCTATTCAGTGCTTTTAATACCCTGAGAGCAAGCTTTTTTTCCAGAACGAATATCAGAATACTTTCTCTGCCTTCATAAGTAAGACCGAAAAAGATTTTTTTCTCCTTCAGACCCATTCCTGTTCCGTGAAGAATTGTTACTCCCCCTGCTCCTGCATTTCTTGCTGTTTCTATAGCTTTGTCTTCCAGATCTTCACTCACAATCGCAATAAGAACAGAGAACTTCATCTTTTCCCCTCCTTTGTTTTCTTAACCAGATACTCAGCGATAATACCGTATCCCATGACGGTTATCATAGGGAACAAAGAAGCAAATGCTATTAGACCAAATCCATCTATCAGAGGATCTCTCTGGGGGATATTTGTTGCAAGACCAAGTCCAAGTGCGGCAACAAGAGGAACGGTAACAGTTGAGGTCGTAACACCACCGCTGTCGTAAGCTATAGGAATTATGTATCTTGGAGCAAAGTATGTCATAATTATAACCAGTATGTAGCCTACAATAATATAGTAGTGTATTGAATCCCCTTCCACAATCCTGTAGCAACCTAAAGCTATTCCTACAGCAACCCCTAAAGCAACAAAAATTCTTAGAACAAGATCATTTATTCTACCTTCACTGACCTCTTTTGCTTTTAATGCAACAGCGATTAATGCAGGTTCAGCCATTGTTGTGGAAAAACCAATCAGGAAACCAAACAGGTATATCAGAAAAACATTTTTCATCTCAGTAAGCTGAAATGCCATTGTTTCCCCAAGAGGAAAAAGTCCCATGTCCAGACCTACTATAAATGAGTAAAGCCCTATAACAACAAGGATTATGCCTGCCCCAATTTTTTTTGGGTGAGGTATTGACCGTTTTATAACAAAAAGCTGAAAGAAAAATATAACAGCAAGTATCGGGATAATATCTTTGACTACATCAATAAAATCAATTACTATCTCTGTTAACCAGTGGGGTTCATGTTCAGAATAGGTAACTTCCGCAAGTGGAAGCTCAGACCCAACAGTAACTGTAACAGGCTTGGAAAAAGCATAAACTACCATACCGTAAAGCTGAACGAATATCATCGGAGTTAATGAGGCAAAAGCTATAAGTCCAAATCCATCTATTACTGGATTTCTTCCCCTAATACTTGAAGCAAGACCTATCCCAAGTGCTGTAACAAGAGGAACAGTCACGGTTGATGTTGTTACACCTCCACTGTCGTATGCCAGTCCAACTATCTCAGCAGGGGCAAAAAATGTTATAAGAACTACGATTATGTAGCCCAAAATTATATACCAGTGTATAGGGTGCCCAAGAATGATCCTTAAAACCCCGAGAGCTATTGCAAATCCAACAGAAATGGCAACGGTGAACCTAAGCCAGAAAGCATCAATTTTTCCCCCTGATATAATAGAGGCTTTATCTGCTATGGCTATCAATGCAGGTTCAGCAATAGTGGTTGAAAAACCAATAAGAAAAGAAAATAACAAAAGCCAGAAAAGGGAACCCTTTTTTGCAAACTCATTTGCAAGATTTTCACCAAGGGGAAATATACCTGTTTCAAGACCCTGAATAAAAACGGCAAGTCCAAAGGCAACAATAGAAAGACCTATTACTATAGATATTATATTCTGGGGAACTTCCTGTATTATAAAGATCTGAAAAAAAGCTATAACCAGTATAATAGGCAGAAGATCTCTAAAAGATCCTTTCAAAAGATTAATAAAAACCTTTATGTGAGACAAAATTTTTCCCTTTAATTATGTTATATAATTTTAAAAAATTATACCCTAATAAGGAGATGCTGATGATAATAGGAACACCTCTATCCCACAACGCAACGAAAATTCTCCTCCTTGGAAGCGGCGAACTGGGAAAAGAGTTTGCTA
Coding sequences:
- a CDS encoding ABC transporter ATP-binding protein; its protein translation is MSSIIKTENLRKKYLLEGTYIEALKGITLNIRKGEMIALMGPSGSGKSTLLHILGGIDIPTEGKVFIMEQNIFSLSEKKLARFRNVNIGFVFQFHYLLPEFTALENVMIPVQIYNKKGAREKAEKILVKLGLKDRLNHKPSQMSGGEQQRVAIARAVVNNPSVLLADEPTGNLDTANTQVVMELLKELNKKNNVTMVIATHDREVAEYCDRIIFLRDGILQG
- a CDS encoding ABC transporter permease, translated to MPLYIKIALKYLLSLRSKALSFMTVISFIGITVGVSALLITLAVMSGFQWGLKEKILETSPHIVIFKMTGSFTEYKSLYEYFVSIKDIQGYQPFIYSQALASKGVNVKSVNIRGVDPEKDKNIMKVNQKLIAGNYEDLKKKNHVLIGKDVAVFLDVWVGDSFKIMSPFGRKTPLGYLPKIKKVYVAGIVDFGMYEYDSTYIQMKIDEAQKFFDMKGAVTGIQLKLKDPYKADIVKKQLEEYISYPYIIRTWMDLNKSLFQALQLEKLAMFLVIALIVLVASFNVSSLLITKAREKRKDIAILKTIGADSGFILKTFLWQGMLIGISGTVFGTLLGFTVIYFADTYQLVKLDPEVYMIEYLPLKTSIFDIGAVFISSISICFISSILPAYFASKDIPAEVLRYE
- a CDS encoding CBS domain-containing protein — its product is MVVKDIMSKDVYLVQPTATLKEALKIMKENDVKALIVDKQHSHDAYGIITYTSILKAIYMEEGDIDLLNVYDVAVKPAITISGEIDIKYAAKMMVNFNIKRLPVVENNEIKGIISMTDIIESLFKEIGE
- a CDS encoding DUF1538 domain-containing protein, whose translation is MKGSFRDLLPIILVIAFFQIFIIQEVPQNIISIVIGLSIVAFGLAVFIQGLETGIFPLGENLANEFAKKGSLFWLLLFSFLIGFSTTIAEPALIAIADKASIISGGKIDAFWLRFTVAISVGFAIALGVLRIILGHPIHWYIILGYIIVVLITFFAPAEIVGLAYDSGGVTTSTVTVPLVTALGIGLASSIRGRNPVIDGFGLIAFASLTPMIFVQLYGMVVYAFSKPVTVTVGSELPLAEVTYSEHEPHWLTEIVIDFIDVVKDIIPILAVIFFFQLFVIKRSIPHPKKIGAGIILVVIGLYSFIVGLDMGLFPLGETMAFQLTEMKNVFLIYLFGFLIGFSTTMAEPALIAVALKAKEVSEGRINDLVLRIFVALGVAVGIALGCYRIVEGDSIHYYIIVGYILVIIMTYFAPRYIIPIAYDSGGVTTSTVTVPLVAALGLGLATNIPQRDPLIDGFGLIAFASLFPMITVMGYGIIAEYLVKKTKEGKR